One Acetobacterium sp. KB-1 DNA segment encodes these proteins:
- a CDS encoding SHOCT domain-containing protein, whose product MGLKDLFKDVTDLAKESIDSIQADLALKKEEQERLRAEMDQRIKTYTDTLVEQLLNPVEAPASPLINAGDDEVTMFTRNFSDKLLLPANSPVATKIEMYPNDEKALKNVLKNFPTYSMQEQFLFQFKDSKGQIILLTTSHLYFKILFPENPSFFAIGSIPREKLFCITINKGDAHCSLLVNAITLITTPAEEIKSIDIITLTEYLGRLKNNDFVIDDAQVDAFIASKLDPTTLEIVKSFLEPDEKLVYFAWGMGSLVSKKFITCTNRKIVLYDRDLETKKSFPYDQILSLTTQLSTVSFLDLSLTLGMNPNDTEIKTADAIETISILYAGEAERLKAIYNTYKPAEVTPDAPDSSASEAFETVPQATPPAQEDPIALIEKLAVLKEKGIISEEEFNQKKEQLLAKL is encoded by the coding sequence ATGGGACTAAAAGATCTATTTAAAGATGTTACCGATCTGGCCAAGGAAAGTATTGATTCAATTCAAGCAGATTTAGCTCTTAAAAAAGAAGAACAGGAACGGTTAAGAGCTGAAATGGATCAGCGAATCAAAACCTATACCGATACCCTGGTCGAGCAGCTGCTTAATCCGGTGGAGGCTCCTGCCAGCCCACTGATCAATGCCGGGGATGATGAGGTCACGATGTTTACCAGAAATTTCTCTGATAAACTCTTGCTACCTGCCAACAGCCCCGTTGCAACCAAAATTGAGATGTACCCCAATGACGAAAAAGCTTTGAAAAATGTCTTAAAAAATTTTCCAACCTATTCCATGCAGGAACAGTTCTTATTTCAATTCAAAGATTCCAAAGGTCAGATAATCCTACTCACCACCAGTCATCTTTATTTTAAAATTCTTTTCCCGGAAAACCCGTCATTTTTTGCGATAGGCTCCATTCCCCGTGAAAAGCTCTTTTGCATCACCATTAATAAGGGCGATGCCCACTGCAGCCTCCTTGTTAACGCCATCACCCTGATCACCACCCCGGCCGAAGAAATCAAATCCATCGACATCATCACTTTGACTGAATATCTCGGGCGTCTGAAAAACAATGATTTTGTCATTGATGATGCCCAGGTTGATGCTTTCATTGCTTCCAAACTGGATCCCACCACCCTGGAAATTGTTAAAAGCTTTCTAGAACCCGACGAAAAACTGGTCTATTTTGCCTGGGGGATGGGTAGCCTGGTTTCCAAAAAGTTCATCACCTGTACGAATCGCAAAATTGTGCTCTATGACCGCGATTTAGAGACGAAAAAAAGTTTTCCTTATGACCAGATTTTGTCTCTGACCACCCAACTGAGCACGGTTTCTTTTCTGGATTTATCACTCACCCTGGGGATGAACCCCAATGATACTGAAATAAAAACAGCCGATGCGATCGAAACCATCAGCATCCTCTATGCTGGCGAAGCCGAGCGGCTTAAAGCGATTTATAACACCTACAAGCCGGCTGAAGTTACCCCGGATGCTCCCGATTCGTCCGCTTCTGAAGCCTTTGAAACTGTCCCTCAAGCCACTCCACCGGCTCAAGAAGATCCGATTGCGCTGATCGAAAAATTAGCGGTTCTAAAAGAAAAGGGCATTATCAGTGAGGAAGAATTCAACCAGAAGAAAGAACAACTCCTGGCCAAATTATAA
- a CDS encoding FMN-binding glutamate synthase family protein — translation MNLQRPNGNDATETFNRSKSVVPCSGICSRCVDGCRGNCEVFKATFRGRELIYPGPFGDVTAGGDKDYPVDYSHLNIQGYALGAKGLPNGEVGTPDNARFPNVSTECAYGWDSKVTMAVPIFTGALGSTEIARKNWDHFAVGAAISGVTIVCGENVCGIDPRLVLNKNNMVIEAPDMDRRIEAYKRYHSGKGEILIQMNVEDTRLGVAEYIINKHNIETIELKWGQGAKCIGGEIKVNTIERAMELQKRGYIVTPDPMDPVIQAAFNDGAIKEFERHSRLGFISEESFMAEVERLRALGYKRITLKTGAYGLRELAMAMKWCSKAKIDLLTIDGAPGGTGMSPWRMMEEWGMPSIYLHSAAVEFAQILESQGERVPDLAFAGGFSSEDGVFKALALGAPYVKAVCMGRALMIPGMVGKNIDQWIKENKLPKTVSEFGSTPEEIFVCYEAVKDIVGAKEIKNIPLGAIGIYSYSDKIRVGLQQLMAGARCFSTESITRNELMSLTEECAKVTRIPYLMECGREEALSILKG, via the coding sequence ATGAATCTTCAAAGACCCAATGGCAACGATGCCACCGAAACTTTCAACCGTTCCAAAAGTGTTGTACCCTGTTCTGGAATCTGTTCACGCTGTGTGGATGGATGTCGGGGTAATTGTGAAGTTTTCAAAGCCACTTTCAGAGGCCGGGAACTGATTTATCCAGGTCCCTTCGGTGATGTAACCGCCGGTGGTGACAAGGATTATCCGGTCGATTATTCTCATTTAAATATTCAGGGTTATGCCCTCGGTGCAAAAGGTTTACCTAACGGCGAAGTGGGCACACCTGACAATGCCCGTTTTCCAAATGTCAGCACCGAATGCGCCTATGGCTGGGATAGCAAAGTGACCATGGCTGTTCCGATTTTTACAGGTGCTTTAGGTTCCACCGAAATCGCCCGCAAAAACTGGGATCATTTCGCCGTTGGTGCCGCTATTTCTGGTGTTACCATTGTTTGTGGTGAAAACGTCTGTGGGATTGACCCCCGACTGGTTCTTAACAAAAACAATATGGTTATTGAGGCTCCTGACATGGACCGCCGCATTGAAGCCTATAAACGATATCACTCCGGCAAGGGCGAAATTCTCATTCAAATGAATGTTGAAGATACTCGTTTAGGCGTGGCCGAATACATCATCAACAAACACAACATTGAAACCATTGAGCTGAAATGGGGCCAGGGTGCTAAATGTATCGGTGGCGAAATCAAAGTTAATACCATCGAACGAGCCATGGAACTGCAAAAACGTGGCTACATCGTCACCCCGGACCCGATGGATCCAGTTATTCAAGCCGCTTTTAACGATGGTGCCATTAAAGAATTTGAACGTCACAGTCGTCTTGGTTTTATCAGTGAAGAAAGCTTTATGGCTGAAGTTGAGCGTTTACGAGCCTTAGGTTATAAACGAATCACCTTAAAAACCGGTGCCTATGGCTTAAGAGAACTGGCAATGGCCATGAAATGGTGTTCAAAAGCTAAGATCGACCTGTTGACCATTGATGGTGCCCCCGGCGGAACCGGCATGAGTCCCTGGCGAATGATGGAAGAATGGGGGATGCCTTCCATTTACCTGCATTCAGCAGCCGTTGAATTTGCCCAGATTCTGGAATCCCAGGGCGAGCGCGTTCCTGACCTGGCCTTTGCCGGCGGATTCAGTAGTGAAGACGGGGTTTTCAAAGCCTTAGCCCTCGGTGCACCCTATGTCAAAGCGGTTTGTATGGGCCGTGCCCTGATGATTCCTGGGATGGTTGGTAAAAACATTGACCAATGGATCAAAGAAAATAAGCTGCCCAAAACCGTTAGCGAATTCGGTTCCACACCAGAAGAAATTTTTGTCTGTTACGAAGCGGTCAAAGACATCGTTGGAGCCAAAGAAATTAAAAATATCCCCTTGGGGGCTATTGGTATTTACAGCTACTCCGACAAAATCCGGGTTGGCTTACAACAATTAATGGCCGGTGCCCGATGTTTTAGTACTGAAAGCATCACCCGCAACGAACTGATGTCGTTAACTGAAGAATGTGCTAAAGTCACCAGAATTCCTTACCTGATGGAATGCGGCCGGGAAGAAGCACTTTCTATTTTAAAAGGCTAG
- a CDS encoding DUF4956 domain-containing protein has product MIESLFSTTLTETLTIESTLSVIFAALAMGLFISFVYVRTRGKDGYSPGFVVTLIMLPAIISIIILLVGNNVARAFSLAGAFSLIRFRSAPGDPIDISYVFFTLAVGLACGMGYILYGAIFAIILCTVMVILSISNYGKPKVKNMQLKITIPEDIDFQNCFNDILKHYTSSHKIQRVKTSDFGSLFEINYTITLKNNTDQKEFIDKLRCRNGNLSIVLNTEVIDEKVYI; this is encoded by the coding sequence ATGATTGAATCACTTTTTTCCACCACCCTGACCGAAACCCTAACGATTGAGAGCACCTTAAGCGTCATTTTCGCCGCTCTGGCGATGGGTTTGTTTATCAGCTTCGTCTATGTCCGGACCCGAGGCAAAGACGGCTATTCCCCAGGCTTTGTGGTCACATTGATTATGCTGCCGGCAATTATTTCTATCATCATTTTATTAGTCGGCAATAACGTTGCCCGGGCCTTCAGTCTGGCTGGCGCTTTCAGCTTGATCCGTTTCCGAAGTGCCCCGGGAGATCCCATTGATATCTCTTATGTGTTCTTTACCCTGGCGGTAGGTCTTGCCTGCGGTATGGGTTACATTTTATATGGGGCTATCTTTGCGATTATTCTCTGCACGGTGATGGTAATCTTAAGCATCTCAAACTATGGCAAACCCAAGGTTAAAAATATGCAGTTAAAAATCACGATCCCCGAAGATATTGATTTTCAGAACTGTTTTAATGATATTCTAAAGCACTATACGAGCAGTCACAAAATTCAGCGGGTTAAAACCAGTGATTTTGGCTCTCTTTTTGAAATTAACTACACCATTACGTTGAAAAATAATACCGATCAAAAAGAATTCATTGACAAATTACGATGTCGAAACGGCAATTTAAGCATTGTTCTTAATACAGAAGTCATTGATGAAAAAGTTTATATTTAA
- a CDS encoding polyphosphate polymerase domain-containing protein → MITKTFKRFENKYQLSASQLKQLMPLLLTQMKPDDYTKKNDGYSIYNIYYDTENYDIIRHSLAKPYYKEKLRLRSYTIPTSPDDQVFLELKKKIGGVVNKRRAILRLNEASRFVSKLEYPKELNTINRLVLEEIEFFLKNHLVTPKTYIGYQRIAFVGKNDPELRVTFDYNLKSRQHSLSLEKGDFGHSLIPADHYLMEIKILGAIPLWLTHALTELEIYSSSFSKYGKAYKDYRQQSIGKLINLPIYTNDQINSKLTPCVNN, encoded by the coding sequence ATGATCACAAAAACTTTTAAACGCTTTGAAAATAAATATCAGTTAAGTGCTAGCCAACTCAAACAACTGATGCCTTTGCTTTTAACCCAGATGAAACCCGATGACTATACAAAAAAAAATGACGGCTATTCCATTTACAATATCTATTATGACACCGAAAATTACGACATTATCCGCCATTCCCTTGCCAAACCCTATTACAAGGAAAAGCTTCGTTTGCGAAGCTATACGATCCCCACATCTCCCGATGATCAGGTTTTCCTGGAACTCAAAAAGAAAATCGGCGGTGTTGTCAATAAACGGCGGGCGATCCTTCGTCTTAATGAAGCATCCCGTTTTGTTTCAAAGCTGGAATACCCCAAAGAACTTAATACCATAAATCGGCTGGTCCTGGAAGAGATTGAGTTTTTCTTAAAAAATCATCTGGTCACGCCCAAGACCTACATCGGCTATCAGCGGATTGCTTTTGTCGGAAAAAACGACCCTGAGCTCCGAGTGACCTTTGACTACAATCTGAAAAGTCGACAGCATAGTCTGTCCCTCGAAAAAGGAGATTTCGGACATTCTCTTATCCCAGCCGATCACTATCTGATGGAGATAAAAATTCTGGGAGCCATTCCTCTCTGGCTGACTCACGCCTTAACCGAATTAGAAATTTACAGCAGCAGTTTTTCCAAATACGGAAAAGCTTATAAGGATTACCGCCAGCAAAGTATTGGCAAGTTGATTAACCTTCCCATTTACACTAATGATCAGATCAATAGCAAATTGACACCCTGTGTTAATAACTAA
- a CDS encoding cell wall metabolism sensor histidine kinase WalK, with product MKKSKSFFPQKNKSRQITIKWKIFLFLLGFCGVLLILLWLFQVVFLNSFYKSIKINEIKATANTIEKSINDENIATIISTVSENKDICIKVLSSSGDTIYSSHVVKGCIIHSKPTFDEKALHSEVTNNDGELFQYYNHDGYARETEPDSVQPENTQIQDKPPAEEKEKDTLIYSKTIIDANNNELILVLNSLISPVNATVNTLRVQLYYITAFMILFSVILAFIIAKWISRPIEAINESAKMLATGDYSTQFKGTGYKEIAELSDTLNFTAKELSKVELLRQELIANISHDLRTPLTLISGYAEAMRDLPDENNSENAQIIVDETKRLTTLVNDVMDISKLQTGNINVHLQPYNVTVSLSNSINRMNKMMELDGYQIDFIADREVTLTADETRISQAFYNLLTNAINYTGDDKKITVTQTIFQNPADDLTNWVKIEVADSGEGIAAEDLPYIWDRYYKVDKTHKRAVTGTGLGLSIVKSILDIHHGDYGVTSKLNEGSIFWFTLKI from the coding sequence TTGAAAAAAAGCAAGTCATTTTTCCCCCAAAAAAATAAATCCCGACAGATCACTATCAAATGGAAAATTTTTCTATTTCTGCTTGGCTTTTGCGGGGTGTTACTGATACTGCTCTGGCTTTTTCAGGTCGTTTTTCTGAACAGTTTTTATAAAAGCATCAAAATCAATGAAATCAAAGCCACTGCCAACACCATTGAAAAGAGTATTAATGACGAGAATATTGCCACCATCATTTCCACCGTTTCTGAAAATAAAGATATTTGCATCAAGGTTTTGTCAAGTTCCGGAGATACCATCTACTCTTCCCATGTTGTCAAGGGATGCATCATTCACAGTAAGCCAACCTTTGATGAAAAAGCGCTTCATTCCGAAGTGACCAACAATGACGGCGAATTGTTTCAGTATTATAATCATGATGGCTACGCCAGAGAAACAGAGCCTGATTCTGTTCAACCTGAAAACACTCAAATTCAGGATAAACCGCCAGCGGAGGAAAAAGAAAAGGATACCCTTATTTACTCTAAAACCATCATCGATGCGAACAATAACGAATTAATTTTGGTACTCAACTCACTGATTTCGCCGGTGAATGCGACGGTTAATACCCTACGGGTGCAACTTTATTATATTACAGCCTTTATGATTCTGTTTTCGGTAATCCTGGCTTTTATCATTGCCAAATGGATCTCCCGACCTATTGAAGCCATCAACGAAAGTGCTAAAATGCTGGCCACTGGTGACTATTCAACCCAGTTTAAGGGAACAGGCTACAAAGAAATTGCCGAGCTCTCAGACACCTTGAACTTTACCGCCAAAGAGCTTTCAAAGGTTGAGCTACTACGTCAGGAACTAATTGCCAATATCTCCCACGATTTGCGCACCCCTCTAACCTTAATCAGCGGCTATGCTGAAGCAATGCGGGATTTACCGGATGAAAACAATTCCGAAAATGCCCAGATTATTGTGGATGAAACCAAACGGTTAACCACCCTGGTTAATGATGTCATGGACATTTCCAAGCTGCAAACTGGCAACATCAATGTCCATCTTCAGCCCTATAACGTGACCGTCAGCTTGAGCAACTCCATTAACAGAATGAATAAAATGATGGAACTCGATGGCTACCAGATTGATTTTATCGCTGACCGGGAGGTTACCCTGACGGCGGATGAAACCCGAATTTCTCAGGCGTTTTACAACCTGTTAACCAATGCCATCAATTATACCGGAGACGATAAAAAAATCACCGTCACCCAGACGATCTTTCAAAATCCGGCCGACGATCTGACCAACTGGGTTAAGATCGAAGTGGCTGATTCCGGCGAAGGAATCGCCGCTGAAGATCTCCCCTATATTTGGGATCGCTATTATAAGGTCGATAAAACCCACAAACGGGCAGTCACCGGCACTGGTCTGGGTCTATCCATCGTCAAATCCATCCTCGATATCCACCACGGAGATTACGGTGTCACCTCAAAGCTTAATGAAGGCTCGATTTTCTGGTTTACGCTAAAAATTTAG